One Qipengyuania aurantiaca genomic region harbors:
- a CDS encoding DUF2497 domain-containing protein, producing MQNHGEPSVEEILDSIKKVIARDTETRAAMPLRRRGLVAGGADPVDAEEAEDVLELGAGLGEELILEDDADLDAVYGEEPGEDEAEEAGLIADATRSAMQQNFAALTMLAKPGKQPQIVRQGETSLEGLVREMLRPMLAKWLDDNLPPMVEELVKAEIARIAGKKR from the coding sequence ATGCAGAATCACGGCGAACCGTCGGTCGAAGAGATCCTCGATTCGATCAAGAAAGTGATCGCGCGCGACACCGAAACCCGCGCGGCCATGCCGCTGCGTCGCCGCGGCCTCGTGGCCGGCGGGGCCGATCCGGTCGATGCCGAGGAAGCCGAAGACGTGCTCGAACTGGGCGCAGGGCTGGGCGAAGAGCTCATCCTCGAAGACGATGCCGACCTCGACGCCGTCTATGGTGAAGAACCCGGTGAGGATGAGGCCGAGGAGGCCGGCCTGATCGCCGACGCCACGCGCAGCGCGATGCAGCAGAACTTCGCCGCGCTCACCATGCTCGCCAAGCCCGGCAAGCAGCCGCAGATCGTGCGGCAGGGCGAAACCTCGCTCGAAGGGCTGGTGCGCGAAATGCTCCGTCCGATGCTGGCCAAGTGGCTCGACGACAATCTTCCCCCTATGGTCGAAGAGCTGGTGAAAGCCGAAATCGCCCGCATCGCCGGCAAGAAGCGCTAA
- a CDS encoding TolC family outer membrane protein codes for MKNLALSGSVCALALAASPAQADTLQEALTQAYINNPTLEAARAGQRATDENVQIERAAGLPSVEGTAAVTEFIKQRSTSFFTPDRALTAGVDLGVPIYSGGAVKNSIRAAKERVEAGRADLRGTESAIFTRVVAAYMDVLRGQALVALSANQVDVLGVNVQATSDRFEIGDLTRTDVAQSQARLAIAQGDLRSAQANLIAAREDYIALVGEAPTDLQAPPPLPGLPASVETAVDIALESNPDLIAARERAAAAGYDIEVAGSSRLPRISVFAGYDYDNYLGSVADGPLDPTDPDSPLIPSTQTATAATAGVSLRVPLFQGGRPAALQRQATARATAALEQVIAAERDVIAQVRAAYSSWQASLAIIESSQSAVDAAALSLEGVRAENSIGNRTILDVLNAEQELLQSRVQLVTARRNAYVAGFSLLAAMGRAEARDLGLGDEGVLYDPLTNYERVSGQIWDWDRDPAPEATSTSTATIPAQTADIPEIADEPVSN; via the coding sequence GTGAAGAATCTGGCACTGTCGGGCAGCGTATGCGCGCTCGCGCTCGCGGCAAGTCCCGCGCAGGCGGACACGCTGCAGGAAGCGCTGACGCAGGCCTATATCAATAACCCCACACTCGAAGCGGCACGCGCCGGGCAGCGCGCCACCGACGAGAACGTCCAGATCGAACGCGCCGCCGGCCTTCCTTCCGTAGAAGGCACCGCCGCGGTGACCGAATTCATCAAGCAGCGTTCGACCAGCTTCTTCACTCCCGACCGCGCGCTGACCGCCGGGGTCGACCTCGGTGTGCCGATCTATTCGGGCGGGGCGGTCAAAAACTCGATCCGCGCCGCCAAGGAACGCGTCGAGGCCGGTCGCGCCGACCTGCGCGGCACCGAAAGCGCGATCTTCACCCGCGTTGTCGCCGCTTACATGGACGTGCTGCGTGGACAGGCGCTGGTCGCGCTGTCGGCCAACCAGGTCGATGTGCTGGGCGTCAACGTGCAGGCAACGAGCGACCGCTTCGAGATCGGCGATCTTACCCGCACCGACGTGGCGCAATCCCAGGCGCGCCTCGCGATCGCGCAGGGCGATTTGCGCAGCGCCCAGGCCAATCTGATCGCCGCGCGCGAGGATTACATCGCGCTTGTCGGCGAAGCGCCCACCGATCTCCAGGCACCCCCGCCGCTTCCGGGCCTCCCGGCGAGCGTCGAAACCGCCGTCGATATCGCGCTCGAAAGCAACCCCGACCTCATCGCCGCCCGCGAACGCGCAGCCGCGGCAGGCTACGATATCGAAGTCGCCGGTTCGAGCCGCCTGCCGCGCATCTCGGTCTTCGCGGGCTATGACTACGACAATTACCTCGGCAGCGTCGCCGACGGTCCGCTTGATCCGACCGACCCCGACAGCCCGCTTATTCCGAGCACCCAGACCGCCACTGCGGCCACTGCCGGAGTTTCGCTGCGCGTCCCGCTGTTCCAAGGCGGCCGCCCGGCTGCGCTGCAACGCCAGGCGACCGCACGCGCCACTGCCGCGCTCGAGCAGGTGATCGCCGCCGAACGCGACGTCATCGCGCAGGTCCGCGCCGCCTATTCAAGCTGGCAGGCCAGCCTCGCCATCATCGAAAGCTCGCAATCGGCGGTCGACGCCGCCGCACTCAGCCTCGAAGGCGTGCGGGCGGAAAACTCGATCGGCAACCGCACCATTCTCGACGTGCTCAACGCCGAGCAGGAGCTGCTGCAGAGCCGTGTCCAGCTCGTAACCGCGCGGCGCAACGCCTATGTCGCAGGTTTCTCGCTGCTTGCCGCCATGGGCCGCGCCGAAGCGCGCGATCTGGGGCTGGGCGACGAGGGCGTCCTCTACGATCCGCTCACCAATTACGAGCGCGTCAGCGGCCAGATCTGGGACTGGGACCGCGATCCCGCGCCCGAAGCCACCAGCACCTCGACCGCGACCATCCCGGCACAGACGGCGGACATTCCCGAGATTGCCGACGAGCCGGTTAGCAACTAG
- a CDS encoding protein-L-isoaspartate O-methyltransferase family protein, protein MQTTKTRPDYAVARKAMIDSQLRTSGVNEPFVLERMGAVAREDFVPEAAKGTAYMDRAIRLEGGGSLPAPLFHGAMLAEARPTAEDTVLVVGGGSGYLTALVEPLVASVKTISATEALSAKKGDYSLVLVDGAIEHVPASMAKLVAEGGRIVTGLVERGVTRLATGRKSGKALALLPLAEMGVPRMGAFDKPESWSF, encoded by the coding sequence ATGCAGACGACCAAGACCCGCCCCGATTATGCCGTCGCCCGCAAGGCGATGATCGATAGCCAGCTGCGCACCAGCGGCGTCAACGAACCCTTCGTGCTCGAACGCATGGGCGCGGTGGCGCGCGAGGATTTCGTGCCCGAGGCGGCGAAGGGCACGGCCTATATGGACCGCGCGATCCGTCTCGAAGGCGGCGGTTCGCTGCCCGCGCCGCTGTTCCATGGTGCCATGCTGGCCGAAGCGCGCCCGACCGCGGAAGACACGGTCCTCGTGGTCGGCGGCGGCAGCGGCTACCTCACCGCGCTGGTCGAGCCGCTGGTTGCCTCGGTGAAGACCATTTCTGCCACCGAGGCCCTATCGGCCAAGAAGGGCGATTACTCGCTCGTGCTGGTGGACGGCGCGATCGAGCATGTTCCGGCCAGTATGGCCAAGCTGGTTGCTGAAGGCGGCCGGATCGTCACTGGCCTCGTGGAGCGCGGCGTCACCCGCCTCGCCACGGGCCGCAAGTCGGGCAAGGCGCTCGCGCTGCTGCCGCTCGCCGAAATGGGCGTGCCGCGCATGGGTGCGTTCGACAAGCCGGAGAGCTGGAGCTTCTGA
- a CDS encoding fumarate hydratase, with protein MVVIKEEDLIESVKDALQYISYYHPMDYIRALGKAYEAEKGPAAKDAIAQILTNSRMCAEGHRPICQDTGIVNVFVKWGMNCRLDTTRSLQEVVDEGVRQAYNHPDNKLRASILADPAFTRRNTRDNTPSVLSVEMVPGDTIDVDVAAKGGGSENKSKFKMMNPSDNIVDWVVEQLPAMGAGWCPPGMLGIGIGGTAEHCMKLAKLSLMDPIDMGQLKERGAQTDIEQLRIDIFDAVNAQGIGAQGLGGLSTVLDVKILDAPCHAAGKPVAMIPNCAATRHAHFTLDGSGPAYLDPPNIDEYPDVTWQPDAAAKRVDLDNLTPEEVASWEHGDRLLLSGKMLTGRDAAHKRIHDMLDKGEELPVEFKGRAIYYVGPVDPVMGEVVGPAGPTTATRMDKFTEMMLDLGLLAMIGKAERGHDAVEVISRFKVAYLMATGGAAYLVSRAIKGAKVVAFEDLSMEAIYEFQVQDMPVTVAVDAAGNNVHTLAPAKWREKIAKGEVEPAE; from the coding sequence ATGGTGGTCATCAAGGAAGAAGACCTTATCGAGAGCGTGAAGGACGCGCTCCAGTATATCTCCTACTACCATCCGATGGATTACATCCGCGCGCTGGGCAAAGCCTATGAAGCGGAAAAAGGGCCCGCGGCAAAGGACGCGATCGCGCAGATTCTGACCAACAGCCGCATGTGCGCGGAAGGCCATCGCCCGATCTGCCAGGATACGGGCATCGTCAACGTCTTCGTCAAATGGGGCATGAACTGTCGCCTCGACACTACCCGCAGCCTGCAGGAAGTCGTCGATGAAGGCGTGCGCCAGGCCTACAACCATCCCGACAACAAGCTGCGCGCCTCGATCCTTGCCGACCCGGCCTTCACGCGCCGCAACACGCGCGACAACACGCCGAGCGTGCTCTCGGTCGAGATGGTGCCGGGCGACACGATCGACGTCGACGTCGCGGCCAAGGGCGGCGGCAGCGAGAACAAGTCCAAGTTCAAGATGATGAATCCCAGCGACAATATCGTCGACTGGGTGGTCGAGCAGTTGCCCGCGATGGGCGCGGGCTGGTGTCCGCCGGGGATGCTCGGCATCGGCATCGGCGGCACGGCGGAGCATTGCATGAAGCTCGCAAAGCTCAGCCTCATGGACCCGATCGACATGGGCCAGCTGAAAGAGCGCGGCGCCCAGACCGACATCGAGCAGCTGCGGATCGACATTTTCGACGCGGTGAACGCTCAAGGCATCGGCGCGCAGGGGCTGGGCGGCCTCTCCACAGTGCTCGACGTCAAGATCCTCGATGCGCCCTGCCATGCAGCAGGCAAGCCGGTCGCGATGATCCCCAATTGCGCCGCCACGCGCCACGCGCATTTCACGCTCGATGGGTCGGGCCCCGCCTATCTGGACCCGCCCAATATCGACGAATATCCCGATGTCACCTGGCAGCCCGATGCGGCGGCCAAGCGCGTCGACCTCGACAATCTCACGCCCGAAGAGGTCGCCAGCTGGGAGCATGGCGACCGCCTGCTGCTCTCAGGCAAGATGCTCACCGGGCGCGATGCGGCGCACAAGCGTATCCACGACATGCTCGATAAGGGCGAGGAGCTGCCGGTCGAGTTCAAGGGCCGCGCCATCTACTATGTCGGGCCGGTGGATCCGGTGATGGGCGAGGTCGTCGGCCCCGCCGGCCCGACCACCGCCACACGCATGGACAAGTTCACCGAGATGATGCTCGACCTCGGCCTGCTCGCCATGATCGGCAAGGCCGAGCGCGGGCACGACGCCGTGGAAGTGATCAGCCGCTTCAAGGTTGCCTATCTCATGGCAACGGGCGGCGCGGCCTATCTCGTCAGCCGGGCGATCAAGGGGGCCAAAGTGGTCGCCTTCGAGGACTTAAGCATGGAAGCAATCTACGAATTCCAAGTGCAGGACATGCCGGTGACCGTCGCAGTCGACGCGGCCGGCAACAATGTCCACACGCTGGCGCCCGCCAAATGGCGCGAAAAGATCGCGAAAGGCGAAGTCGAACCCGCCGAATAG
- a CDS encoding sensor histidine kinase, producing the protein MNAENPRVPAKVVLFSILGLWAAYFLLITARGAVVGLELQDELLWRRVIVSLAGCGVTVLLWLFLRFFDERSLALKVGVAIVAAIPASLAIAQINTMVFAPIEDQVRQKIGEQRGLNIRRDESGNLLLDIPGEATGTDAAGGESEGAPAAASIVIEPAPTAADYWRRLTDLALSRYFLLLAWAALYLAIVAGARARAAERRGERFRSAAKAAELRSLRYQVNPHFLFNTLNSLSALVMTGKEERAEQMIQSISRFYRHSLADDSTGDVSLDDEIDLQEHYLEIEAVRFPERLKVHVDLPRELGQLKVPGMILQPLVENSVKYGVSASNRPVTISIVAREEYGRLVLRVSDDGPGLPSGHTGGFGIGLANVRDRLEARFGREASITSGPMMGGYETELRLPMVRHG; encoded by the coding sequence ATGAATGCGGAGAACCCGCGCGTACCGGCCAAGGTCGTCCTTTTTTCGATTCTTGGACTTTGGGCGGCCTATTTCCTGCTGATCACCGCGCGCGGTGCCGTGGTCGGCCTCGAATTGCAGGACGAACTCCTTTGGCGCCGGGTTATTGTGAGCCTCGCCGGTTGCGGCGTCACCGTCCTGCTGTGGCTCTTCCTGCGCTTTTTCGACGAACGTAGCCTTGCGCTGAAGGTCGGCGTGGCGATCGTCGCGGCCATCCCGGCCTCGCTGGCCATTGCCCAGATCAACACCATGGTCTTCGCCCCGATCGAAGACCAGGTCCGCCAGAAGATCGGCGAGCAGCGCGGCCTCAACATTCGCCGCGACGAATCGGGCAATCTGTTGCTGGATATTCCCGGCGAGGCGACCGGCACCGATGCGGCTGGGGGCGAGAGCGAAGGCGCTCCTGCCGCCGCCTCGATCGTCATCGAACCGGCCCCGACCGCAGCGGATTACTGGCGCCGCCTGACCGACCTCGCGCTCAGCCGCTATTTCCTCCTTCTCGCCTGGGCAGCGCTCTACCTTGCCATCGTGGCAGGCGCCCGCGCGCGTGCGGCCGAGCGACGCGGCGAACGCTTTCGCAGCGCGGCCAAGGCGGCGGAGCTGCGCAGCTTGCGCTACCAGGTGAACCCGCATTTCCTTTTCAACACACTCAACTCGCTGTCCGCGCTGGTAATGACCGGCAAGGAAGAGCGCGCCGAGCAGATGATCCAGTCCATCTCGCGCTTCTACCGCCATTCGCTCGCCGACGACTCGACCGGCGATGTGAGCCTCGACGACGAAATCGACCTGCAAGAACACTATCTCGAAATTGAAGCGGTCCGCTTCCCCGAACGCCTCAAGGTCCACGTCGACCTGCCGCGCGAACTCGGACAGCTGAAGGTGCCGGGCATGATCCTCCAGCCGCTGGTCGAGAACTCGGTCAAATACGGCGTCTCTGCGAGCAACCGTCCAGTCACGATCAGCATCGTGGCGCGCGAGGAATACGGACGGCTGGTGCTGCGCGTCAGCGACGACGGGCCGGGGCTCCCCTCCGGACACACCGGTGGGTTCGGCATCGGCCTTGCCAATGTCCGCGACCGGCTCGAAGCCCGCTTCGGGCGCGAGGCCAGCATTACCTCCGGCCCGATGATGGGCGGATACGAAACCGAACTCAGGCTACCGATGGTGAGACATGGCTGA
- a CDS encoding LytR/AlgR family response regulator transcription factor, with translation MADETTSKLRTLIVDDEPLAVERMQVICAKMDDLNVVGTASDGAQALRLIEALGPDLILLDMTMPEVDGLSVAKALVKNAERPAVVFVTAHDNYAVEAFDLDAVDYVLKPVKPERLARAIQRALERRGATGSAASNWLEELWIPHRSELIRIDTEEVSRIDAERDYVRLHVEDRSYLLLQTIAGLEKRLDPAKFIRIHRSTILRKDRIKGLRHDGLGVWSAEMEDGEALRIGRTYLPKVKAMAGRGKA, from the coding sequence ATGGCTGACGAAACCACCTCGAAGCTGCGCACGCTGATCGTTGACGACGAACCGTTGGCCGTCGAACGCATGCAGGTCATCTGCGCCAAGATGGACGATCTCAACGTGGTGGGCACGGCGAGCGACGGCGCGCAGGCGCTGCGGCTGATCGAAGCGCTCGGGCCGGACCTCATCCTTCTCGACATGACTATGCCCGAAGTCGATGGTTTGTCGGTTGCCAAGGCGCTCGTGAAGAACGCCGAGCGGCCAGCCGTCGTCTTCGTCACCGCGCATGACAATTACGCGGTCGAAGCCTTCGATCTCGACGCGGTCGATTATGTTCTCAAGCCCGTCAAACCCGAACGTCTAGCACGCGCCATCCAGCGCGCCCTGGAGCGTCGGGGTGCAACCGGCAGTGCAGCCAGCAATTGGCTGGAGGAGTTGTGGATCCCGCACCGCAGCGAGCTAATCCGCATCGACACGGAAGAGGTTTCCCGTATCGACGCCGAGCGCGACTATGTGCGGCTCCATGTCGAGGACCGCAGTTACCTGCTGCTGCAGACGATTGCAGGTCTTGAAAAGCGGCTCGATCCCGCCAAATTCATCCGAATTCATCGCTCCACCATCCTGCGCAAGGATCGCATCAAGGGCCTGAGACACGACGGCCTCGGCGTATGGTCGGCGGAGATGGAGGATGGGGAAGCGCTGCGCATCGGGCGAACCTACCTGCCCAAGGTCAAGGCGATGGCCGGTCGCGGAAAAGCGTGA
- a CDS encoding UrcA family protein: MKMLIAAAALGAIAAPAIAENVQFEVDYRDINLASPEGQQLLDNRIDKAARKACGYDKVPVGSRLPSRDAKACYEELRAKAQKQFAVIIDRETKGG, encoded by the coding sequence ATGAAAATGCTTATCGCCGCCGCAGCTCTCGGAGCCATCGCAGCCCCCGCGATTGCCGAGAACGTCCAGTTCGAAGTCGATTACCGCGACATCAACCTTGCCAGCCCTGAAGGTCAGCAGTTGCTCGATAACCGTATCGACAAGGCTGCTCGCAAGGCGTGTGGCTACGACAAGGTCCCTGTGGGATCGCGGCTTCCGTCGCGCGATGCGAAGGCCTGTTACGAAGAATTGCGCGCCAAGGCGCAAAAGCAGTTCGCGGTGATTATCGACCGCGAAACCAAAGGCGGTTGA
- a CDS encoding diacylglycerol/lipid kinase family protein, which translates to MSGDKPIWLLTNSRSGSNSDAAVEALQTHCRQKGFSIAHQIGFPDEDLPTIADLDSAGVGRLAIFTGDGTLNAAITSLSGWAGEIIVLPGGTMNLLSKRLHGPEAELETIIERIASGASRAVRPLMARCEEGDALAGLLAGPGTSWASVREAMRDFDIPAIAEGAGEALSETTGGAMVRCVQPQIGKQEGYPLIEFTPSHRGIQLDAFHAEGAGEFLQQSWALLRRNFREGPHTRLGLVDELELETCDGSPLHVLIDGEPATLSSRAKFTVAPCEVDLLATHYGF; encoded by the coding sequence ATGTCCGGCGATAAACCCATATGGCTGCTCACCAATTCCCGGTCGGGCAGCAACAGCGACGCAGCCGTCGAGGCGCTCCAGACCCACTGCCGGCAGAAGGGGTTCTCGATAGCGCACCAGATCGGATTCCCGGACGAAGACCTGCCGACCATCGCTGATCTGGATTCGGCAGGGGTGGGTCGCCTCGCGATTTTTACCGGCGACGGAACGCTCAACGCGGCGATTACGAGCCTTTCGGGCTGGGCCGGCGAAATCATTGTCCTGCCGGGCGGGACAATGAACCTGCTTTCCAAGCGCCTGCACGGTCCCGAAGCCGAGCTTGAAACCATCATCGAACGGATCGCCAGCGGTGCTTCGCGTGCCGTGCGCCCCCTGATGGCGCGCTGTGAGGAGGGAGACGCGCTCGCCGGGCTGCTCGCCGGACCCGGCACGTCCTGGGCGAGCGTGCGCGAGGCGATGCGCGATTTCGACATCCCCGCCATTGCCGAGGGCGCGGGAGAGGCTCTCTCGGAGACCACCGGCGGCGCCATGGTCCGCTGCGTTCAGCCTCAGATCGGCAAGCAGGAAGGCTATCCGCTGATCGAGTTCACGCCCAGTCACCGCGGTATCCAGCTTGACGCGTTCCATGCCGAGGGGGCGGGCGAATTCCTCCAGCAAAGCTGGGCGCTGCTTCGCCGCAACTTCCGTGAAGGTCCGCATACGCGTCTCGGCCTGGTCGACGAGCTGGAGCTTGAGACCTGCGACGGCAGCCCGCTCCATGTGCTGATCGACGGGGAGCCGGCCACCCTGTCTTCGCGCGCGAAGTTCACGGTGGCCCCTTGCGAGGTCGATCTGCTAGCGACGCATTATGGCTTCTGA
- a CDS encoding metallophosphoesterase family protein produces the protein MASDARRIFHLSDIHFGLENNRALDWVKQEIAERQPDAVAITGDLTMRARHREFEAATHWINSLEAPVTVEVGNHDMPYFNPIERFFAPYKRFRGMAEKVEKELDLGCLTIVPLKTAVRAQPRLNWSKGWVTDDALEKCLAAIDALPEGTRALVAVHHPLREVGTQGTALTKNGDKALRALAKRSVEAVLSGHVHDAFDIMESTEEGPVRMIGAGTLSKRTRSTPPSFNEIEWDGAKLSVCVRNLEHVETRDMQIDDVPENALPPREPGEAVAPVRQIPRVDPPVH, from the coding sequence ATGGCTTCTGACGCACGGCGCATTTTCCACCTTTCGGACATTCACTTCGGGCTCGAGAACAATCGCGCGCTTGACTGGGTGAAGCAGGAAATCGCCGAGAGGCAGCCCGATGCGGTGGCCATCACCGGCGATCTCACCATGCGCGCACGCCATCGCGAATTTGAAGCGGCGACGCACTGGATCAACTCGCTCGAAGCCCCGGTCACGGTCGAAGTGGGCAATCACGACATGCCCTATTTCAACCCGATCGAACGCTTCTTCGCGCCGTACAAGCGGTTCCGCGGAATGGCCGAGAAGGTGGAGAAAGAACTCGATCTCGGCTGCCTCACCATCGTCCCGCTGAAGACCGCAGTACGCGCACAGCCGCGGCTCAACTGGTCGAAGGGCTGGGTGACCGACGATGCGCTGGAGAAATGCCTCGCCGCCATCGACGCCCTGCCCGAAGGCACGCGCGCGCTAGTGGCCGTGCATCATCCGCTGCGTGAGGTCGGCACACAGGGCACCGCGCTCACCAAGAATGGCGACAAGGCTTTGCGCGCCTTGGCGAAGCGTTCGGTCGAGGCGGTCCTGTCGGGCCATGTCCACGACGCCTTCGATATCATGGAATCCACCGAGGAAGGTCCTGTTCGGATGATCGGGGCCGGTACGCTGTCGAAACGCACCCGCTCGACCCCGCCCAGTTTCAACGAAATCGAATGGGATGGTGCTAAGCTAAGCGTCTGTGTCCGCAATCTCGAACACGTCGAGACGCGCGACATGCAGATCGACGACGTGCCGGAGAACGCCCTGCCTCCCCGCGAGCCGGGCGAGGCAGTCGCCCCCGTGCGGCAAATCCCGCGCGTCGACCCGCCGGTGCATTAA
- the rpsI gene encoding 30S ribosomal protein S9: protein MADETKNDTVSDLADLKDIASDAPQADGADIAAKADVPLREQELDAQGRAYATGRRKDATARVWLVPGSGKITINGKDQEVYFARPTLRLVIDQPFAITERQGQYDVVATVKGGGLSGQAGAVKHGISQALAKYEPALRSTVKAAGFLTRDSRVVERKKYGRAKARRSFQFSKR, encoded by the coding sequence ATGGCTGACGAAACCAAGAACGACACCGTCTCGGATCTCGCCGATCTGAAGGACATCGCTTCCGACGCACCGCAGGCTGACGGCGCGGACATCGCCGCCAAGGCCGACGTTCCGCTGCGCGAGCAGGAACTCGACGCCCAGGGCCGTGCCTATGCGACCGGTCGCCGCAAGGACGCCACCGCGCGCGTATGGCTCGTTCCGGGCAGCGGCAAGATCACCATCAACGGCAAGGACCAGGAAGTTTACTTCGCCCGTCCGACCCTGCGCCTCGTGATCGACCAGCCGTTCGCCATCACCGAACGCCAAGGCCAGTACGACGTGGTCGCCACCGTCAAGGGCGGCGGTCTCTCGGGTCAGGCCGGTGCGGTCAAGCACGGCATCTCGCAGGCTCTCGCCAAGTACGAGCCGGCCCTGCGTTCGACGGTCAAGGCCGCCGGCTTCCTCACCCGCGACAGCCGCGTGGTCGAGCGTAAGAAGTATGGCCGCGCCAAGGCCCGTCGCAGCTTCCAGTTCAGCAAGCGCTAA
- the rplM gene encoding 50S ribosomal protein L13 — protein sequence MKALTKVTQSAKPAEVEKDWHIIDAENLVVGRVAVIIANILRGKHKPSYTPHVDCGDHVIVINADKVKFTGKKMDDKIYYKHTGHPGGIKETTPSKVLGGRFPERVLEKAVQRMIPRGPLGRAQMKALHLYNGTEHPHEGQKPKTLDVASMNRKNKAVA from the coding sequence ATGAAGGCTCTCACCAAGGTGACCCAGTCGGCCAAGCCGGCAGAGGTCGAAAAGGACTGGCACATCATCGACGCCGAGAATCTCGTCGTCGGCCGTGTTGCCGTCATCATCGCCAACATCCTGCGCGGCAAGCACAAGCCGAGCTACACCCCGCATGTCGATTGCGGCGATCACGTCATCGTCATCAACGCCGACAAGGTGAAGTTCACCGGCAAGAAGATGGACGACAAGATCTATTACAAGCACACCGGCCACCCGGGCGGCATCAAGGAAACCACCCCGAGCAAGGTTCTCGGCGGCCGTTTCCCCGAGCGCGTCCTCGAAAAGGCCGTGCAGCGCATGATCCCGCGTGGCCCCCTCGGCCGTGCGCAGATGAAGGCGCTCCACCTCTACAACGGCACCGAGCATCCGCATGAGGGCCAGAAGCCCAAGACGCTCGACGTCGCTTCGATGAACCGCAAGAACAAGGCTGTTGCATAA
- the cutA gene encoding divalent-cation tolerance protein CutA, with protein MTALIYCPFPDGESAESVGATLLDEGLIGCINIGAGIVSLFSWDGERGSGEETPALIKTDARLLERAMARLEALHPYDTPAIVGWPCQASKGTQEWLGGLEGEPE; from the coding sequence ATGACGGCGCTGATCTATTGCCCCTTCCCCGACGGGGAGAGCGCAGAGTCGGTGGGCGCAACCCTGCTCGACGAAGGCCTGATCGGCTGCATCAACATCGGGGCGGGCATAGTTTCGCTCTTCAGCTGGGACGGCGAGCGAGGCTCGGGCGAAGAGACACCCGCCCTGATCAAGACCGACGCGCGACTGCTCGAGCGGGCCATGGCGCGGCTTGAGGCCTTGCACCCGTACGATACCCCGGCAATAGTCGGATGGCCCTGCCAGGCCAGCAAGGGTACGCAAGAATGGCTTGGGGGTCTCGAGGGGGAACCGGAGTGA
- a CDS encoding COX15/CtaA family protein, producing MTESVSRARPNLLANWLFAVAALVVIIVTVGGITRLTESGLSITEWKPLLGALPPMSEADWQAEFGLYKQIPEYTQINGPAGMDLEAFKSIYWWEWIHRQLGRLIGLALAVPLAIFAVRRIIPQGYFWRLFALVALVGLQGSFGWWMVASGLETRTDVSHFRLAIHLCTALILLGGLIWTALDLKALAKGDTTPARLRPVATWTGIILFVQLLLGAWVAGLNAGLASDSWPLMQGRFLPEFDSSRGLFWALTHDPFLIHWMHRWWAWVAVTALVLMARKVKPVNRKASLAIHAAFGTQILLGIATVMSGVEFHLAVLHQLVGALLVAAYAWGAHALGRSE from the coding sequence ATGACCGAGAGTGTTTCCCGCGCCCGCCCGAACCTGCTGGCCAATTGGCTTTTCGCCGTCGCCGCGCTTGTCGTGATCATCGTGACGGTGGGCGGCATTACGCGCCTTACCGAAAGCGGCTTGTCGATTACCGAATGGAAGCCGCTGCTGGGTGCGCTGCCGCCGATGAGCGAGGCCGACTGGCAGGCCGAATTCGGGCTCTACAAGCAGATTCCCGAATACACGCAGATCAACGGTCCGGCGGGGATGGATCTGGAAGCGTTCAAGTCGATCTATTGGTGGGAATGGATCCATCGCCAGCTCGGCCGCCTGATCGGGCTCGCGCTGGCGGTGCCGCTGGCGATCTTTGCGGTGCGCAGGATCATTCCGCAGGGCTATTTCTGGCGGCTCTTCGCGCTGGTGGCGCTGGTCGGCCTGCAGGGCAGCTTCGGTTGGTGGATGGTCGCCTCAGGCCTCGAGACGCGTACCGATGTCAGCCATTTCCGCCTCGCGATCCACCTCTGCACCGCGCTCATCCTGCTCGGCGGCCTCATCTGGACCGCGCTGGACCTCAAGGCGCTGGCAAAGGGCGACACCACGCCGGCGCGCCTGCGCCCGGTGGCGACGTGGACCGGGATCATCCTCTTTGTGCAATTGCTGCTCGGAGCCTGGGTGGCGGGTCTCAACGCCGGGCTTGCCTCGGACAGCTGGCCGCTGATGCAGGGCCGCTTCCTGCCCGAATTCGACAGCTCGCGGGGGCTGTTCTGGGCGCTCACCCACGACCCCTTCCTCATTCATTGGATGCATCGCTGGTGGGCTTGGGTAGCGGTCACAGCGCTCGTCCTCATGGCGCGCAAGGTGAAGCCGGTGAACCGCAAGGCGTCGCTCGCCATCCATGCGGCGTTCGGGACCCAGATCCTGCTCGGCATCGCGACCGTGATGAGCGGCGTCGAATTCCATCTTGCAGTGCTGCACCAGCTGGTCGGGGCCTTACTGGTCGCCGCTTACGCCTGGGGCGCGCACGCCCTCGGACGGAGCGAATGA